Proteins co-encoded in one Candidatus Thiodictyon syntrophicum genomic window:
- a CDS encoding histidine triad nucleotide-binding protein, whose protein sequence is MTDTIFGKIARGEIPADLVYEDEDVVAFRDLSPQAPVHLLVIPRKPIPTLDDAQPEDAQLLGRLLLAAAKVARAAGIAESGYRAVLNCNAGGGQVVFHLHLHVLGGRPFTWPPG, encoded by the coding sequence ATGACTGATACCATTTTCGGCAAGATTGCCCGCGGCGAGATCCCGGCGGACCTGGTCTACGAGGACGAGGACGTGGTCGCCTTCCGTGACTTGAGCCCCCAGGCGCCGGTCCACCTGCTGGTGATCCCGCGCAAGCCCATCCCGACGCTCGATGACGCCCAGCCCGAGGACGCGCAATTGCTCGGTCGGCTGCTGCTGGCCGCGGCCAAGGTGGCGCGGGCGGCCGGGATCGCCGAGAGCGGCTATCGCGCGGTGTTGAATTGCAACGCGGGCGGAGGGCAGGTCGTGTTTCACCTGCACCTGCACGTCCTGGGCGGACGGCCCTTCACGTGGCCGCCGGGCTGA
- the recR gene encoding recombination mediator RecR translates to MAQRTLLNQLIEALRCLPGVGPKSAQRIAFHLLERDREGGSRLARVMAEAMTRIGRCRRCRTLSEHELCGLCANPNRDPGLLCVVEQPSEIVAIEQATDYRGQYFVLGGRLSPLDGIGPEDLGLGLLEERLREGLVSEVILAISPTVEGSVTAQYIAECAAQGNVKVTRIAHGVPLGGELEYVDGGTLALAFTGRRAL, encoded by the coding sequence ATGGCCCAGCGCACCCTGCTCAATCAGTTGATCGAGGCCCTGCGCTGTCTGCCGGGGGTGGGCCCCAAGTCCGCGCAGCGCATCGCCTTCCACCTGCTGGAGCGGGACCGCGAGGGCGGCAGTCGGTTGGCGCGGGTGATGGCCGAGGCCATGACCCGCATCGGTCGCTGTCGCCGCTGCCGGACCCTGAGTGAGCATGAGCTGTGCGGACTCTGCGCCAATCCCAACCGCGACCCCGGCCTGCTGTGCGTCGTGGAGCAGCCCTCGGAGATCGTGGCCATCGAGCAGGCCACCGACTACCGCGGGCAGTATTTCGTCCTCGGTGGGCGGCTCTCCCCCCTGGACGGCATCGGTCCCGAGGACCTGGGGCTGGGGCTCCTGGAAGAGCGCCTGCGCGAGGGTCTGGTCAGTGAGGTGATCCTCGCCATCAGCCCGACTGTGGAGGGCAGCGTCACGGCGCAATACATTGCCGAGTGCGCCGCGCAGGGCAACGTCAAGGTGACCCGCATCGCCCACGGCGTCCCCTTGGGCGGCGAACTGGAATACGTCGACGGCGGCACCCTGGCCCTGGCCTTCACCGGCCGGCGCGCACTGTGA